One Carassius auratus strain Wakin chromosome 3, ASM336829v1, whole genome shotgun sequence genomic region harbors:
- the LOC113052674 gene encoding uncharacterized protein LOC113052674 → MAHNLNVDQARNGEEDTATPGVPSSCAPGKSAALDNLKPVASVASSGSNNESEPVTPGHSRQATTTQSLESNGCNTPSLRCGEKRERGSDNPSEVPVKRRLRLSKDNGRECSPDYDERCAELWIDGEVAACEAYELSKSSSNTQEVVRQPDNNSSFSQPLTPRDFQRVVRAEVAGCFEPITDLISTSMEWSRTDFNQVINRLRTLQRDTTILTHEIRNMRVNQRLTLDAIPLMNERMSVIQKCVLETHKMLTATRK, encoded by the exons ATGGCTCACAATCTCAACG TCGACCAGGCTCGAAACGGCGAAGAGGACACAGCAACGCCTG GTGTCCCGTCATCGTGTGCACCTGGTAAATCAGCAGCTCTGGATAACCTCAAACCGGTGGCATCAGTAGCTTCGAGTGGCAGTAACAATGAGTCTGAACCGGTGACGCCAGGACATTCACGCCAGGCTACAACAACCCAGAGTCTTGAGTCCAATGGATGCAACACACCCTCCTTGAGATGTGGGGAAAAGCGGGAGAGGGGATCAGACAACCCCTCTGAAGTTCCCGTGAAACGCCGTTTGAGATTATCAAAGGATAACGGGAGAGAAT GTTCGCCAGATTACGACGAGAGATGTGCGGAGCTATGGATCGATGGTGAAGTGGCTGCTTGTGAGGCTTATGAGTTATCAAAGTCTAGCAGCAACACCCAAGAAGTCGTTCGACAACCCGACAATAACAGTTCTTTCAGTCAGCCTCTCACTCCGAGGGACTTTCAGCGTGTTGTTCGAGCCGAAGTGGCAGGCTGTTTTGAACCCATCACAGACTTGATTAGTACGAGTATGGAGTGGAGCAGGACTGATTTCAATCAGGTGATAAACAGACTTCGTACACTGCAAAGGGATACCACAATACTGACACATGAAATCCGTAATATGAGAGTAAATCAAAGACTGACGTTAGACGCAATCCCTctaatgaatgaaagaatgagcGTCATTCAAAAGTGTGTGTTAGAGACGCACAAAATGTTGACCGCTACTAGAAAATGA